A stretch of Crossiella cryophila DNA encodes these proteins:
- a CDS encoding activator-dependent family glycosyltransferase, which yields MRVLMTSFAHNTHFFSMVPLAWALRTAGHEVRIASQPALTDAITHAGLTAVPVGEDHVIHQTREQNTSQKQADHPEINFSETRPDILTWDYMLGMYTMMTPMFYSLANNDSMVDELVAFARAWQPDLVIWEPFTWAGSIAAKASGAAHARLLWGPDVLTRTRNRFLELHDQQPPAHQDDPLAEWLGWTMERLGLSFDEELVSGQWTIDQTPASTRLPVGQPIVPMGYVPYNGPAVVPDWLRAKPERPRVCITLGVSARESLGGDSVSFTDLVQAMADLDIEVIATMNAAQQAEFTASTTVPDNLKLVEFVPLHALMPTCSAIIHHGGAGTAATAMLYGVPQLLLPEMFDAVLKAQQLESIDAGLYVRPAELTAQALRDKLVRLLTDPAFAAGAAKLRGEVLADPKPNEIVPELERLVARHRAPVPTA from the coding sequence ATGCGTGTGCTCATGACCTCCTTCGCGCACAACACCCACTTCTTCAGCATGGTGCCGCTGGCCTGGGCACTGCGCACCGCGGGCCACGAGGTCCGCATCGCCAGCCAGCCCGCGCTCACCGACGCGATCACGCACGCCGGACTCACCGCGGTCCCGGTCGGCGAGGACCACGTCATCCACCAGACCCGCGAGCAGAACACCAGCCAGAAGCAGGCCGACCACCCGGAGATCAACTTCTCCGAGACCAGGCCGGACATCCTCACCTGGGACTACATGCTCGGCATGTACACCATGATGACGCCGATGTTCTACTCGCTGGCCAACAACGACTCCATGGTCGACGAGCTGGTCGCCTTCGCCCGCGCCTGGCAGCCCGACCTGGTCATCTGGGAGCCCTTCACCTGGGCCGGTTCCATCGCCGCCAAGGCCAGCGGGGCCGCGCACGCCCGTCTGCTCTGGGGCCCGGACGTGCTGACCCGCACCAGGAACCGCTTCCTGGAACTGCACGACCAGCAGCCCCCGGCACACCAGGACGACCCGCTGGCCGAATGGCTGGGCTGGACCATGGAACGGCTCGGCCTGAGCTTCGACGAGGAACTGGTCAGCGGTCAGTGGACCATCGACCAGACCCCGGCCAGCACCCGGCTGCCGGTCGGCCAGCCCATCGTGCCCATGGGTTACGTGCCCTACAACGGGCCGGCCGTGGTGCCGGACTGGCTGCGCGCCAAGCCGGAACGCCCGCGGGTGTGCATCACCCTCGGCGTGTCCGCGCGGGAGAGCCTTGGCGGTGACTCGGTCTCCTTCACCGACCTGGTGCAGGCCATGGCCGACCTGGACATCGAGGTCATCGCCACCATGAACGCGGCCCAGCAGGCCGAGTTCACCGCGTCGACCACGGTGCCGGACAACCTCAAGCTGGTGGAGTTCGTGCCGCTGCACGCGCTGATGCCCACCTGCTCGGCGATCATCCACCACGGCGGCGCGGGCACCGCGGCCACCGCGATGCTCTACGGCGTGCCGCAGCTGCTGCTGCCGGAGATGTTCGACGCCGTGCTCAAGGCCCAGCAGCTGGAGAGCATCGACGCCGGGCTGTACGTGCGCCCGGCCGAGCTGACCGCGCAAGCCCTGCGGGACAAGCTCGTCCGCCTGCTCACCGACCCCGCCTTCGCCGCCGGTGCGGCCAAGCTGCGCGGCGAGGTGCTGGCCGACCCCAAGCCCAACGAGATCGTGCCGGAGCTGGAGCGCCTGGTCGCCCGGCACCGTGCCCCGGTCCCCACAGCGTAA
- a CDS encoding cytochrome P450 family protein — protein MSDRTPSQLGLHLQMTRGLQWHFGTTGDPYALILRAQADDPTPFHAMVRERGVLHQSLLGAYVTADHDLGRTILTDPRLGLRKADGEPPAPQVLSLDETFLGLGAAEHARITERAANLLSEQAVHIHEPHVRRLAEDRISGHSGQFDLVTDFAAPLAVDLTADLLGIPDPDRAHFAGLCADLRPTLDSLVCPQPLGPTRALLAALANVTRLLSDMGCTVPEARHAAVITATAGVEIGTTLVVNAVAALLARPEQWAKLVGDPGLAADAIAETLRYDAPVQLHTRVALSDMEFAGTEIPKDSQLVVLSGAAGRDPELYADADEFELTRNPGPTPLAFTGGFHSGLLAPLLRVHAETALRVLAEHTPRLRQTGKLVRRRRSPVLRGPLTLPVTA, from the coding sequence ATGTCCGACCGCACGCCGAGCCAACTGGGCCTGCACCTGCAGATGACCCGTGGGCTCCAGTGGCACTTCGGCACCACCGGCGACCCGTACGCGCTCATCCTGCGCGCCCAGGCCGACGACCCCACCCCTTTCCACGCCATGGTCCGCGAACGTGGCGTGCTGCACCAGAGCCTGCTCGGCGCGTACGTCACCGCCGACCACGACCTGGGCCGCACCATCCTCACCGACCCGCGACTGGGCCTGCGCAAGGCCGACGGCGAACCGCCGGCGCCGCAGGTGCTGTCCCTGGACGAGACCTTCCTCGGCCTGGGCGCCGCCGAACACGCCCGGATCACCGAGCGGGCCGCGAACCTGCTCAGCGAGCAGGCCGTGCACATCCACGAACCCCACGTCCGCCGCCTCGCCGAGGATCGCATCTCCGGCCACAGTGGACAGTTCGACCTGGTCACCGACTTCGCCGCGCCACTGGCCGTCGATCTCACCGCCGACCTGCTCGGCATCCCCGACCCCGACCGCGCGCACTTCGCCGGCCTCTGCGCCGACCTGCGACCCACCCTGGACTCGCTGGTCTGCCCGCAGCCGCTCGGCCCGACCAGGGCCCTGCTGGCCGCACTGGCCAACGTGACCAGGCTGTTGTCCGACATGGGTTGCACCGTGCCCGAGGCCCGGCACGCCGCGGTGATCACCGCCACCGCCGGGGTCGAGATCGGCACCACCCTGGTGGTCAACGCGGTCGCCGCACTGCTGGCCCGTCCCGAACAGTGGGCGAAACTGGTCGGCGACCCCGGCCTGGCCGCCGACGCCATCGCGGAAACCCTGCGCTACGACGCCCCGGTCCAGCTGCACACCCGGGTCGCGTTGTCCGACATGGAGTTCGCGGGCACCGAGATCCCCAAGGACAGCCAGCTCGTGGTGCTTTCCGGTGCGGCAGGCCGGGATCCGGAACTCTACGCCGACGCCGACGAGTTCGAGCTGACCCGCAACCCCGGCCCCACCCCACTCGCCTTCACCGGCGGATTCCACAGTGGACTCCTCGCCCCACTGCTGCGGGTACACGCCGAGACCGCGCTACGCGTGCTCGCGGAGCACACGCCCCGACTCCGCCAAACCGGAAAACTGGTACGCCGCAGGCGCTCCCCGGTCCTCCGCGGCCCCCTAACCCTCCCCGTCACCGCCTGA
- a CDS encoding class I SAM-dependent DNA methyltransferase codes for MYDTELADVYDAIYRGRGKDYPAEAAQVHELITDRKADATDLLDVASGTGAHFGPFTELFEHVEGLELSEAMVRISGDRHPAVTVHQGDMREFDLGRTFHAVTCMFSSIGYMSDQADLDRALAAFAKHLEPGGVIVIEPWWTPEKFLPGYVGGDVVKVDGRTIARVSHSRREGDHTHMDVHYTVADAENGIRHFTDTHVITLFTREQYETAFERAGCAVDYVEGGPSGRGLFVGVVK; via the coding sequence ATGTACGACACCGAGTTGGCCGACGTCTACGACGCCATCTACCGCGGCCGCGGCAAGGACTACCCCGCCGAGGCCGCCCAGGTGCACGAGCTGATCACCGACCGCAAGGCCGACGCCACCGACCTGCTCGACGTGGCCTCCGGCACCGGCGCGCACTTCGGCCCGTTCACCGAGCTGTTCGAGCACGTCGAGGGCCTGGAGCTGTCCGAGGCGATGGTCCGGATCTCCGGCGACCGCCACCCCGCGGTCACCGTGCACCAGGGCGACATGCGCGAGTTCGACCTCGGCCGCACCTTCCACGCGGTCACCTGCATGTTCAGCTCCATCGGCTACATGAGCGACCAGGCCGACCTGGACCGCGCGCTGGCCGCCTTCGCCAAGCACCTGGAGCCCGGCGGCGTCATCGTGATCGAGCCCTGGTGGACGCCGGAGAAGTTCCTGCCCGGCTACGTCGGCGGCGACGTGGTCAAGGTCGACGGCCGCACCATCGCCAGGGTCTCGCACTCCCGCCGCGAGGGCGACCACACCCACATGGACGTGCACTACACGGTCGCCGACGCCGAGAACGGCATCCGGCACTTCACCGACACGCACGTCATCACCCTGTTCACCCGCGAGCAGTACGAGACCGCCTTCGAGCGGGCTGGCTGCGCCGTGGACTACGTCGAGGGCGGCCCGTCCGGTCGCGGTCTGTTCGTTGGAGTCGTGAAGTGA
- a CDS encoding thioesterase II family protein: MTADTGDNGLWLRRFHPVEDSKVRLACFPHAGGSASFFYPFSAALTPSIEVLAVQYPGRQDRRADPRIENVQEFAREIVKPLLAWTDKPLALFGHSMGASIAFEVATILEQEFDFRPAALFASGRRAPSRHRDERVHQQSDDGIVAELQRLSGTDSALLGDEELLRMVLPAIRSDYKAAETYRWQGGVPLSCPITAIVGESDPRVTFDEATTWSEHTRDEFALRTLSGGHFYLNHHQSDVVNEISDQLISFCAKEA; encoded by the coding sequence ATGACAGCAGACACCGGCGACAACGGCCTCTGGCTGCGCCGATTCCACCCGGTCGAGGACAGCAAGGTCCGGCTGGCCTGCTTCCCGCACGCCGGGGGCTCCGCGAGCTTCTTCTACCCGTTCTCCGCCGCGCTCACCCCCTCCATCGAGGTGCTGGCCGTGCAGTACCCGGGACGGCAGGACCGGCGCGCCGACCCGCGGATCGAGAACGTGCAGGAGTTCGCCAGGGAGATCGTCAAACCCCTGCTCGCCTGGACCGACAAGCCATTGGCGCTGTTCGGGCACAGCATGGGCGCGAGCATCGCCTTCGAGGTCGCCACCATCCTGGAACAGGAGTTCGACTTCCGGCCGGCCGCGCTGTTCGCCTCCGGCCGCCGCGCCCCGTCCCGGCACCGGGACGAACGCGTGCACCAGCAGAGCGACGACGGCATCGTGGCCGAGCTGCAACGCCTCTCCGGCACCGACTCCGCGTTGCTCGGCGATGAGGAACTGCTGCGCATGGTGCTGCCCGCGATCCGCAGCGACTACAAGGCCGCGGAGACCTACCGGTGGCAGGGCGGGGTTCCGCTGTCCTGCCCGATCACCGCGATCGTCGGCGAAAGCGACCCGAGGGTCACCTTCGACGAGGCCACCACCTGGAGTGAGCACACCCGCGACGAGTTCGCGCTGCGCACCCTCTCCGGCGGCCACTTCTACCTCAACCACCACCAGTCGGACGTCGTCAACGAGATCTCCGACCAGCTCATCTCCTTCTGCGCCAAGGAGGCGTGA